In Oryza sativa Japonica Group chromosome 11, ASM3414082v1, the following are encoded in one genomic region:
- the LOC107275638 gene encoding probable indole-3-acetic acid-amido synthetase GH3.12, with protein MLEKEGKLIMSREDEEIMAWFERTTRDAADVQRETLRRILAENAGVEYLRELGLAGLTDAGSFRARVPVVTHADLDPYIQRVADGDASPVLTAKPVTAISLSSGTTQGKRKRLLFNDDLLRSSIRFFHASYAFTNRAFPVEDGRVLQFMYGSRHETTKGGLTATTVMTNLLRSEEFTASMAARSRPRLPSCSPSEVVFSPDFDESLYCHLLCGLLLAGEVRAVSASFAHSIVVALQALERVWRELCADIRRGAASPARVTTPAVRRAVAPILAAPNPALADALERRCAALGDWSGVIPALWPNARYVQATMTGSMEHYVKKLRHYAGGVPLVSGNYASSEGVIGINAEQHAPPESVVFTVLPDAAYFEFIPLKPPCTDAAADDDNPAAAGSSCYVDADDANPVGLTDVVVGEHYEVVMTTFTGLYRYRLGDVVKVAGFHHATPKLRFVCRRSLILSINVDKNSEHDLQLAVDSAAKILAGDGENHKQLEIADYTSHADTSSDPGHYVVFWELNGGGEEDGGGVLQRCCDEMDRAFGADAGYAQSRKTCAIGALELRVLRRGAFQEVLRHYVAGGSSAGQFKMPRCVAPSNAGVLRVLKDNTINIFFSTAYDYD; from the exons ATGTTGGAGAAGGAGGGCAAGCTGATCATGAGCCGCGAGGATGAGGAGATCATGGCCTGGTTCGAGCGGACGACGCGCGACGCGGCCGACGTGCAGCGGGAGACGCTGCGGCGCATCCTCGCCGAGAACGCCGGCGTCGAGTACCTCCGGGAGCTCGGCCTCGCCGGGCTCACCGACGCCGGCAGCTTCCGCGCCCGCGTCCCGGTCGTCACCCACGCCGACCTCGACCCCTACATCCAGCgcgtcgccgacggcgacgcctcCCCCGTCCTCACCGCCAAGCCCGTCACCGCCATCTCCCTAAG CTCCGGCACGACGCAGGGGAAGCGCAAGCGTCTCCTGTTCAATGACGACCTCCTCCGTTCGTCGATACGGTTCTTCCATGCCAGCTACGCGTTCACGAACAG GGCGTTCCCGGTGGAGGACGGCAGGGTGTTGCAGTTCATGTACGGCAGCCGGCATGAGACGACCAAGGGCGGGCtcacggcgacgacggtgatgACCAACCTGCTCCGCAGCGAGGAGTTCACGGCGTCCATGGCGGCCAGGTCGCGGCCGCGGCTGCCGAGCTGCAGCCCAAGCGAGGTGGTCTTCTCACCGGACTTCGACGAGTCGCTCTACTGCCACCTGCTCtgcggcctcctcctcgctgGCGAGGTCAGGGCCGTGTCCGCCTCGTTCGCGCACAGCATCGTCGTCGCGCTCCAGGCGCTCGAGCGGGTGTGGCGGGAGCTGTGCGCGGAcatccgccgcggcgccgcgtcgccggcgcgggTCACCACGCCGGCCGTCCGGCGAGCCGTGGCGCCCATCCTCGCCGCCCCGAACCCCGCGCTCGCCGACGCGCTGGAGCGCCGGTGCGCCGCCCTGGGCGACTGGTCCGGGGTGATCCCGGCGCTGTGGCCGAACGCCAGGTACGTGCAGGCCACCATGACGGGGTCCATGGAGCACTACGTCAAGAAGCTGCGGCACTACGCCGGCGGCGTGCCGCTGGTCTCCGGCAACTATGCCTCGTCAGAGGGGGTCATCGGCATCAACGCGGAGCAGCACGCGCCGCCCGAGTCCGTCGTGTTCACCGTGCTGCCCGACGCCGCCTACTTCGAGTTCATCCCCCTCAAGCCGCCCtgcaccgacgccgccgccgacgacgacaacccggccgccgccggctcgtcgtgctacgtcgacgccgacgacgccaaCCCCGTCGGCCTGAcggacgtcgtcgtcggcgagcaCTACGAGGTCGTCATGACCACGTTCACCGGCCTGTACCGCTACCGGCTGGGCGACGTGGTGAAGGTGGCCGGATTCCACCACGCGACGCCCAAGCTCAGGTTCGTGTGCCGGCGAAGCCTCATCCTGTCCATCAACGTCGACAAGAACAGCGAGCACGACCTCCAGCTCGCCGTCGACAGCGCCGCCAagatcctcgccggcgacggcgagaaccACAAGCAGCTCGAGATCGCCGACTACACCAGCCACGCCGACACGTCGTCGGACCCGGGCCACTACGTCGTCTTCTGGGAGCTGAACGGTGGcggtgaggaggacggcggcggcgtgctgcaGCGGTGCTGCGACGAGATGGACCGGGCGTTCGGCGCCGACGCGGGGTACGCCCAGTCGAGGAAGACGTGCGCCATCGGGGCGCTCGAGCTGCGGGTGCTGCGGCGCGGGGCGTTCCAGGAGGTGCTCCGCCACtacgtcgccggcggcagctcGGCGGGGCAGTTCAAGATGCCCCGGTGCGTCGCGCCGTCCAACGCCGGCGTGCTCCGGGTCCTTAAGGACAACACCATCAACATTTTCTTCAGCACTGCCTACGACTACGATTGA